The following coding sequences are from one Candidatus Desulfofervidus auxilii window:
- a CDS encoding PH domain-containing protein, whose protein sequence is MQYECEQVIQKELGPHEKLIWAGKPKQGIMFRSNDIFLIPFSILWMGFVIFWEITAITTALNAPEKGESAAFILPIFGIPFVIMGLYFVFGRFIIDAKRRKNTYYGITNERIIIISGLFRKKIKSLNIKTLSNISLTEKTHGYGTIYFGPINPFIWWYAGIWPEMEITPMFEMIPNAKEVYDQIRKIQREK, encoded by the coding sequence ATGCAGTATGAATGTGAACAAGTAATTCAGAAGGAATTAGGTCCTCATGAAAAATTAATTTGGGCAGGAAAGCCTAAACAAGGAATAATGTTTCGTTCTAATGATATCTTCCTTATTCCTTTTAGTATCCTCTGGATGGGATTTGTAATATTCTGGGAAATTACGGCAATAACTACTGCTTTAAATGCTCCTGAAAAAGGTGAATCAGCAGCATTTATATTACCTATTTTTGGTATCCCCTTTGTGATTATGGGGCTATATTTTGTTTTTGGAAGATTCATTATAGATGCCAAACGAAGGAAAAATACTTATTATGGAATAACCAATGAGAGAATAATTATTATTTCTGGTTTATTCCGTAAGAAAATAAAAAGTTTAAATATTAAAACTCTAAGTAATATCTCATTAACAGAAAAGACTCATGGATATGGAACTATTTATTTTGGTCCAATAAATCCTTTCATTTGGTGGTATGCTGGTATTTGGCCTGAAATGGAAATAACTCCAATGTTTGAAATGATACCTAATGCAAAAGAAGTATATGATCAGATAAGAAAAATACAGAGGGAGAAGTAA